The Amaranthus tricolor cultivar Red isolate AtriRed21 chromosome 6, ASM2621246v1, whole genome shotgun sequence genome has a segment encoding these proteins:
- the LOC130816012 gene encoding fasciclin-like arabinogalactan protein 21, whose amino-acid sequence MAKLLQLFIFLTTIFNSHSLISAIESHSSSFSSSPSSSPTFPFSTSEFVTTPEFLSPLSSITHILDELGFHDFAMASRSLSLSSESHLQWIDRPVTVFAPSDSSMRTCPSCSLPLLLQEHSIPGLYPLDYLSNIIFGAKIETIFPGRCLTVTSSVNGTKIFVNGAEITHPDLYVGSRIIIHGVQGFLSHLSPFSCSTEKLTSLALPHLSSPSTAFTRIMLIDTMIRLRTSGYSILSLAIKIKFHELVTLHNMTIFAVDDFSIFHGGHAYVHSVRFHIIPNRHLKISDLEKLPVSTVFPTLESGESLTITNTPEGNYLSPMRINYIKIKYPNLLYNSKVIIHGIPCPFPHLSQSIPVTDQKKSGFYPITTSEFGSDARESTVSNVRQSSDAPMKSNDILEWY is encoded by the coding sequence ATGGCAAAACTCCTCCAACTCTTCATCTTCTTAacaacaattttcaattctcactcACTCATTTCCGCCATTGAATCTCATTCAAGCTCGTTCTCTTCTTCTCCATCTTCTTCACCAACATTTCCTTTCTCTACCTCAGAATTTGTTACCACACCAGAGTTTCTCTCTCCTCTGAGCTCCATTACTCACATTCTCGATGAACTCGGCTTCCATGACTTCGCTATGGCTTCTCGCTCACTTTCTCTCTCATCTGAATCGCATCTTCAATGGATTGATCGTCCTGTCACAGTCTTCGCTCCGTCAGATTCTTCGATGCGAACTTGTCCTTCTTGTTCGCTTCCGCTCCTTCTCCAAGAACACTCGATTCCAGGTTTGTATCCTCTTGATTACCTCAGTAACATCATTTTTGGCGCGAAAATCGAGACGATTTTTCCAGGTCGTTGCTTAACCGTTACCTCTTCCGTGAACGGAACAAAAATCTTTGTCAATGGAGCCGAAATCACTCATCCAGACCTCTATGTCGGTAGTCGTATCATCATTCATGGTGTTCAAGGTTTTCTCTCTCATCTCTCGCCGTTTTCGTGCTCTACTGAAAAGTTGACGTCACTCGCTCTCCCTCATCTTTCTTCTCCTTCTACTGCGTTTACTCGGATAATGCTCATTGACACGATGATTCGACTTAGAACAAGTGGATACAGTATTCTCTCCCTTGCGATCAAAATTAAGTTTCATGAACTTGTCACTCTTCACAATATGACGATCTTCGCCGTTGATGATTTCTCCATCTTCCATGGCGGACATGCGTATGTTCACAGTGTGAGGTTCCATATTATTCCGAATAGACACTTGAAGATTTCAGACCTAGAAAAACTTCCAGTGTCGACTGTTTTTCCGACGCTTGAGTCTGGAGAAAGCCTTACAATTACTAATACACCAGAAGGTAACTATCTGTCTCCGATGAGAATCAACTACATCAAAATCAAGTATCCAAATCTTCTCTACAACTCAAAGGTAATCATTCATGGAATTCCTTGTCCATTTCCTCATCTCAGTCAGTCAATTCCTGTTACTGACCAAAAGAAGTCAGGATTTTATCCAATTACTACTAGTGAGTTTGGTTCTGATGCGAGAGAGTCCACCGTAAGTAATGTACGTCAATCTTCTGATGCTCCGATGAAATCAAatgatattttggagtggtaTTAA